The nucleotide window AAAAAAGTCTTCCAGTTATATTAACAAGAAAGataaaagaagaagaaagaaaatgaaGGAAGAAACGacatcaagaaaaaatacaaacctGATAGTTCAATTCAGTGTAAATAGCACTGGATGCGTAAGGCTCTGGTTGGAGCCTCCTTAGTTGAGATTCTTCTGGTATTGGATTCATAACATTCGTATGTTGTGGAAGACTGTACTCCGCTTCCATAGCCATCGTACCTATTGAATGCCCAcctaaaagaaaatacatttcatTCAACATTAACTTACGTGCATTTTTACGTACTTAGCAATGCAATTTGACTTACCGTGCAAAAGACTTTGGTGGCAATTTAAAATCTCTATCCTAGGTTCATTAGAGCCTTCAAACACTGGCCTTTCTCTTAGCCAAACAGCCTCTTTCCCCAACAGACAATGTTGAGCATTAACAATAGCTGTACCTGGAAGATATTTTTCTATAGTAGTTGCAAGATAAAGTGTCTATACAAGAATAGTTTCTACTATGAGTCATCTTACCAGTTGTGTTTTGGCTTTTTCTTTGCTTTGTCTGCTTTCGCCTTATGTAAACAATGACTCCAGTGCCGACTAGCACTAACACTAACAAAGTTAGACATAATGCTAGCAGCCAAGTTTCTTGGAACATTGACACTATCGCTTTGTCCGTCGATGGTTCAGTTCTGAAacgaaatgtttattttcataccGTTGAGTACAGCGCGCCGAGTAAGACAGTTCCTGGCGGTTGAACGTTTCCGTATAGTCAGCTATAATATTGGACTGTAGTTTGAAAGCCATTTCAGTAGAAAATATGACTCATTATGTCAAGTTCTCTGGAAGTATTGAAATCTAAGAAGGTTATAAAAGGGAACTTACTGTACGTAGTGTCTCTGTGACTGCGTGGGCAGCATGTGTATGTACGCGGGCGCGCTGAAAGGGCCGTGTCCGCGGCGTGTGACAGCGGCGGCGCGTGCGCTGTACCGGCCGCCAGCCCGCAGGGAACTTGCCGCAGCAGCCCGTGTACGAGCTCCCAACGACATCTGACCGACCACGCGACCGCCAGTACTACCGCCCACACGAACCTCAAtctaaaacaaaagcaaatataaattacaatcaactaaataaatgtcaatataaaataaattatattcctaTTTTGTACTGACCAAATAACCGGAAAGTTCGCCGTTCCATGTATGCGGGGGTGGTGGATCCCACCGAATCCACGCTGACGTCGCATTTATCACTCCCGCTGTGACGCTTTGTGGTGGCTCCGTTGGAACTACAATACATTCATAGAACTCTGTAGCTATATGCACGTGATGCCTTAATTACATGCAACAGTGAGCTTTAGAAATGTAAATTTGCTTACCATCTTCTTCAGTAAATCCCGTCTTCATATTTGAAGGTTTGCccaaaagtaatttatagaacggcattaaaaatacatcataTTGAGCATGAGGCAATAGGCCAGTTAAAATATGACTAGATGACCCGCTATTGTGAACTGTGGTCATAGAAAAGTTTTCATACTTTGTAAAGTCAGCTAAAGTTTCCTTAAAAGATAAATTGGAATGCTGGTAGTCTTCTTCTAAAACGTATTGTCGGTTTAGGGAGGTACCGTTGAACCATATTTTTACTCCTTCTAAGTACTCATTATAGTCTGTTAAAACATCCCAAACTATTTTGACCGTAGTGGCAGACATCCCTTCAACTCTTCTCAGAGCTAGAACATCTTGCTGTAGGTATCGACGAGCTTGAACCAACTCATACTGAGTCATCGGCTGATGATTTTGGTGCTTCGACAATTCAGGGTATGGAGACGAAGATTCTAGGTCTCCATTAAATGAATTGGCTTCTCTTCTTAGTACCTGGGAGGAGAAATAAATTCTTAAACTTGCTCTATACTTGATTACAGAAACTAAACTAATAGAAGACAATGTTCTTACCTGTAATGTGGCGGTATGCATAGCACTTCCAGCGGCACTTACAGCAACGCATGTCAGTCTGCCAGCGTGTTGTGTTGTTACCCTATCTAGGTACAACGACCCAGTACCGTGTGTCGATTTTGGGAACACCAGTTCCTATGAAGAACACAAGTTTAAAACACcaaaatatattgatttaatgATACAGTATTGGTTTAATGATAATATTCTTACCTGTGATCCCTCCATAGTCCAAAAAACAACGGGCGGCGGTGTACCCTCAGCTTCGCATTGAAAGGATATTGCCTCACCTTCCCACGCAGTCTGGTCAGAAGGCACTCGAGTGAAATGAGGTAGtgctaaaacaaaattacattatCATTTCAACGACCCTTGCGAATAAGGCGAAAGTTCTGAAACCATAGTTGTTTAGAACTTACAATGAACAGTAAGTGTAGCTGCTACCGCACTGCTTCCCGCTTGGCTCTCAGCCCTACATGTATAAGTCCCGGCATCGGTGGCAACAACTCGATCTATTCTCAGAGATCCTCGACGAATGATCGCGTATGGCGATAATGAACCATTGTCGCGAGACCACGTCACCGACACATCTGATTCTGGCGATGcctaaaattaaacttaataaattaaacacaaaaactttattcatacacaagaaaaaaactaaagctgCGCTAAGAgcgaagtttaattaaaaaagcaCTCTGACAAAACATTGAAATGGAAATTAAACGAGTCTTTATAAAGTCATTCGAATAAAGCCTTTAACGGCACAGCGGTTATTTTCAGGTTCAATGaataagcaaaataattttCCACTTTACTACCTGACAATGAAATTCAACGTTCTGGCCTATCAATGCTGTTATGTTATTAGGTTTCACGAGAAAATGTGGTCTGCGTAATACGAGCAATGTCGCGGGACGGGATTGTCTTTCCCCGGCTACATTAGACGCTGAACATCTATAAACACCACTATCTCCTGGAAGACTTTCTAATATTCTGAGATCACCACCATTTACTATCATTATtctgaaacaaaacaataatttgaagATCTAACATAAAATAAGGctgttatttgtttataaacttaataaacatgaaaataaCCAGAGCAATATATTTTCAAGAATAATGAGTCATTGTGCCCTTAATTCAAAATGAAACAGATGCCTCAGGCGGATCGTTAAGCCAATAAACATTCACATGCAAAATGAATTATATTGTTTGGTTACTTTCAGCATTAAAATATTGACTGTTTGAACAAGGCAGTATTTATGTGAAGTGTACAGTGTGCATCCAAAATAGTGGACAAAGTTTTGAAGTTCTGAATTAATTACCTCCCGTTAACTTCTACATCTAAAGTTTGTCCATCCTTCGTCCAGTGTACGCCCGGATCGGGAACGCCTTTCGGAGCGGAACATTCTAGTGTGGCTGGTTCACCACTGGCTACTTTCACATCACGAGGCTCAACTCTGAAGTCGTCTCGAAGAActagaataaaaactttttgtgcAACAACAGTACTATCTGAATTAACTGGTGTATTTCTTTTAAGAGATGGCCTGGCTTTTATCCACCTTATAGAAGCTTTTAATATCTGGGGTgaagtttcatttattattttctttaagttCATACAGAAACATtaacttgtatttatttactcgtTATTATTTCCAGAAATACGTACAAAGTATAGAATTACTTCATAAAGACCACAGCGAAGATCGGTAAGCAAATAAAGATTTCACCCGACCTTTTAGTGGTTTACCGCACAGCGGCATAACCGTGTCTAGTTACATTTGCAAACATTGGAATCAGGTAAATATATTTGCTGAGATCGATTCCAATGAATGAAGAGGctataatttgaatttatttttagacgtACCTACAGCATGTTTTATTAAGTATTGAATTGTTTCGTGAGGTTTGAGTCCCAAATTAAAATCAACAAATGAGAATGGAAGGAGGTATCTAGATAAGATTCAAGTTTCACTTAATTTGGAAGGTATTGCTTTAATAATGAAGTTTAAGTTTGCAAACATTTTGAGGTTTAGGTTAGAAGAGCATCTGTGCTCAATATTCAGTTTGGAACTCCGCATAATTTCTGAGGATTGTTACCGAGCCTGACAAATGCTAATGACTTTTAAACTCACGTTAGAATATTTCTGTCAAACTTGtagctttaattaaaattgtaacaatattctttttatgacttttatttagtttagttgtGTCTAAGCCCACATTATTATCGTATTATTCATACACAAACCTCAATTGTGTAATTCCAGgatcaattttcaaattaagtTTACGAACAATAGTACCTACTGCTTCGTATGCATTTCTAAGGATTGTTCGAACCTCACGTGCAAGAGCTGTACTTACATGCAATTACAAGTACTTACACGCAATGAATCAGTACTTACCAGCAATGGTGAGCGTGGCGTTCTTACTGACCGCTTCCCCGACTGAATTGCGTGCG belongs to Helicoverpa zea isolate HzStark_Cry1AcR chromosome 11, ilHelZeax1.1, whole genome shotgun sequence and includes:
- the LOC124634618 gene encoding receptor-type tyrosine-protein phosphatase S-like is translated as MTAGPIKRDNLRWNQFKCVVLLHLLFSFPCATKAQSRAPRIKEHPADTIVGRSEPATLRCVSEGKPKPTIQWYKDGSPLAPTDHPHRVLLEDGLLFLRVMRGKKENDEGVYWCVARNSVGEAVSKNATLTIAVLRDDFRVEPRDVKVASGEPATLECSAPKGVPDPGVHWTKDGQTLDVEVNGRIMIVNGGDLRILESLPGDSGVYRCSASNVAGERQSRPATLLVLRRPHFLVKPNNITALIGQNVEFHCQASPESDVSVTWSRDNGSLSPYAIIRRGSLRIDRVVATDAGTYTCRAESQAGSSAVAATLTVHSLPHFTRVPSDQTAWEGEAISFQCEAEGTPPPVVFWTMEGSQELVFPKSTHGTGSLYLDRVTTQHAGRLTCVAVSAAGSAMHTATLQVLRREANSFNGDLESSSPYPELSKHQNHQPMTQYELVQARRYLQQDVLALRRVEGMSATTVKIVWDVLTDYNEYLEGVKIWFNGTSLNRQYVLEEDYQHSNLSFKETLADFTKYENFSMTTVHNSGSSSHILTGLLPHAQYDVFLMPFYKLLLGKPSNMKTGFTEEDVPTEPPQSVTAGVINATSAWIRWDPPPPHTWNGELSGYLIEVRVGGSTGGRVVGQMSLGARTRAAAASSLRAGGRYSARAAAVTRRGHGPFSAPAYIHMLPTQSQRHYVQTEPSTDKAIVSMFQETWLLALCLTLLVLVLVGTGVIVYIRRKQTKQRKSQNTTGTAIVNAQHCLLGKEAVWLRERPVFEGSNEPRIEILNCHQSLLHGGHSIGTMAMEAEYSLPQHTNVMNPIPEESQLRRLQPEPYASSAIYTELNYQDHTDAEDSCMKCAVSPGSYDNSMVRSYGESNQYSNEECSTCCRSSSSTLTKDYSEMTKCGNDDEMQDISIEDCPSCKTNHSRSSSHHDGHKDWAMAEVEYDYPQWHWLGRENTFRQTNQEMRYASEGRSDQDCRMNLCDILPPPPYERESPYREMNAFTNHSGTSGCSGHTYRS